Part of the Micropterus dolomieu isolate WLL.071019.BEF.003 ecotype Adirondacks linkage group LG22, ASM2129224v1, whole genome shotgun sequence genome is shown below.
TGCATTCTGGTATTTTCATTGACATTAATGCTTCCGAGATGATGTATCCTAACAATAtcggtgatcccctgactttctcTCCAACGCCATAATGAGGTTGACATtcgtggttttgagtgaaaaatCTCAACTGACATTCTCAGTCCACTCTGTAGGAATTGTAGTCATTTTAGTGAACCCTTTTAACCACTTTTTATTTAGTGACATCACCGAGCCAGATTGTCCAATACTTTAGTTGATAACTAAATACCCACAGAAAACCCTCATTGGGGCACCAAAGGGCAAGACTGCTGTGAGTCTTACATAGGCAAACCCACAGGGGGCCCACATGGAATTGGTGTGGGTTTGACCATGCCCACACTGCCCACATTAAACCCACACCTATACACAGTGGGCCCACACTAGCATGTTTGCTTGGATTACACCTGCTTAAAATCAGCATGTTAGCGCTGTCATTTTAAGCATGTCAGCATGTTGATGTAAGCATTTAGCTCATGGCATTATTGTGCCTAAGTGCAATTTTACATAGCTGCTGACACTGCTGTAGACTCTCAGTACTGTTAAATTATACTTCCTGTGCTTCACAGCTGAAGGTGTGGGAAGTTTCCGGTTGAGAAGCATATCTGTGTTTCAGAATCTGCAAGTTATCTGTGCCCATGTGATTTTTGGTTTTACCCCAGTCCCTGTTTGTGCTAAATGAGCTGAAAAAGCAGTGATTTAGGTGCTCAGCGCTGTTgagagtaaaaataaatgtcatataaagggtcagttcacatCAGTTTATGCTGTCTCCATAACTAAAGTTGCTGGCCATGCTGAGCCAACAGACATTCTTGGTTGGTTGGTAAGGAAGTCACAAAATTACGGACCAGTAGTCATGCATTCCTATCACCGTTGTGTTTAAAATATACAATCATATGCAAATAACACAAGATAAATTGTTGCTGGGGAGAATCCCGAAACCTGAGCTGACTTCATCCATTATATGGTGACGTGAAATGTTAAACCTGAGAGTGGAGGCAGGTTTGTCATGATGTGAAAGTGGAAATACCCTTGTTGCTGGCAAGTAAAAACAGATGTTAATGTGTGCAACATTGCAGAGTTTTCTATCAGTGTTTTGGATCTATAAAGACTTGAAGTTGCTGGTGAGTCTCTGTGAAATGGTTGTGTCACCTATTTCAACTGGTGGCACAGGATCGTAGTGAGATATACAGctagagagaaagacagatcgGAGCCGAGACAAGAAAATCGGATGAATTGAAAATGGAGTGAGGACTGAACAAAAGACCAGATGGGCTCTCAGAAACTGTTGCTGCCAGGAACATGAAACGGAGGGGGGAGTGGGGGTGTAGGGAAGGAGGGAGACAAGGATAAGCATCTAGACAGATGGAAAAATCACCTTCTGATTATCCATTACAAACTAGAGGCaggaaggaggggagggagagcaagagaggaATAGAGGGACTGTGTGAGGTGGGGCTGAGGAGAGGTGGGGCAAGTGTGGGAGTGGCAGAAGGGTGTGTGCTCACATGAGCCACGCTTCCCCTTCTGCGCGTGTGCCACTAGCCTCTGTGTCTTTCGGGCAGAGAATCGAAAAGTTGGGGCAAAGTCTGAGTCAGCTCCAGCAGCTaccacacactcacagcaaCTCCCTCCACAGTTACaggtcctcctctccctctctctctctctctctcttactgctctcactcattcactcactctctctctctttcacacacacacacacacgcacgcacgcacacacacacacacaaacacaaaccaccCGTCACTCCTAGCAGAGGGAAGACAGGACCACAAGAGAACTGTTACACACCTTGCCTTCCAGCTACTCACCCAGCCATCGCCAGACACTTTGCCCAGGATGTGGACGCTTCTCTTGGGGGTCACCTTTGGATTACTGGCCTCCTCCAGGTCAGAACAACTTAAAGGTGAGGGGACTGTGCCTTTGCCCAGCGGATCGCCCTTTGTTtgggatttttctttttaccttaTTCTGCCTAAATTGTTCCTGGCTGATTGGCTGGCAACAATCCTTTGTTGCCAGATTTTAGGACTAGGcagtgttctttttttcccttcttgaGCTTTGTTGAGAATTTAAGTGAGCGTTCATGTAAAGAGAAGACAGGGAAAGAAAAATAGGTtatgctctgctgctgctgctgctgcttcttgtAGAACGGATGAGTGGAAGCCGGCAAGAGAGCGTGTGCTACACCAGCACAGACAGGCTTTCGTCTGGCAGTCTGAGACTGATAGACACAAAGGAGACAGGCGCTCTTGCTCACTCTCTGTCTCGCACACATTCACACGCTGGGAAGTGAACCTTATTTATCAGGGTTTTGGATGATAAGTGTGGCTTACACAAGCAGTCCTTCTTTTGTGGTAGAAGCAGAAGTAgagagggttttttttggtcttttttgcTGTGCTGTTACAGCCTGTGCTGCCATGCTTAATGGTTTATTCTCTGACACAAAGGATGTTCAGCAATAGCtctagccccccccccctcgatgtctccctcttttccctttgtctctttctcacaTGTGCCTTCTGTATAAGGTTTTGATTGGATTTGTTGCCCGGAGCAATATATCTCTGGAGGTGAAGTTGGTACTGAGTCAAACAGGTCTGGGGTGGTCTGGCTCTTTCCCTGAggaggtgatggtggtggggTTGTTCACAAACACTCCCTCTGGCACTGCGCCAAAGAACATCAAGCTATACCTTTTACTAGTATTAAAGGCAAACAAGAGATACCTAGACAAGCTAGTATGTGCACTgtacccccaccccccctccccccactgcCGCCGTCGATTCTTCAACATGTGTTTGCCCCCACAAGACTCTTTGTGTGCTGAGGAGTTTGAGGAGCTTTTGTGCATGTATCCTGTGTTTGAATGTTGTCAGTAATTGGTGTCTGGCAATAAGTGTTCTACAGCTCGTCCTGGTCCAGACGTTGTCTTTTATTTAACCTGTGGCTCTGTTTTGCCTGAATCACAACATTAAGAGCAGTACTCAGGGATTTGTGGCCAGGCTAGTCAACCAAGACGAGGTGTATGGAGAGTTTGTATGATGTTGTCTGTATCCCCACCAGTAGCAGGTATGATGATCTATTAAGCTGCAAAAGATTTAGTAGTTTGCCTGGTAAATGGTCTTTAATACAGTAGTGTCTGAATATACCATAAAGAGAttaaaatttgttgtttttccccaGTAGTTAAgtgtatttaaaacatttaaattcataAAGAGTTATTATCTGTAAGACCTTACAAATTTGATAAtttgataataatttattttctcaaacACCAAGTAAACATACGCAGACCTTTCAACTCACTTTATCTAACTTTATCTGATGTGTGCTCTTGTATCCATTGAGTTTCCTATATAGACAGCATGTAGAGATTGTTGACTTACAGCAATACCAGACCCATCATAATTATAGTCCTGCTTCTTCTATGCAAAGgattagtctctctctctctctctctctctctctctctctcactcactcactcactcactctcacacacacacacacacacacatatacacatacaaactCAAATACATGCACTTGGGCCAACCTGACCACTGGAAATGTGGCTGTATTTACCTCCTTGGCGTAACGACCCCTCCTGCATACACCCGTGTCATGTTTCAAGGTGAACGGTGGTCAGGGGCCCTGTTGACTGGGACTGGGCCCTGACAAAGAGGGCTTGTGCCTGTACAGGCTCTGAGTACCATCTCCTGCCACCTGAGACTCTCAGACACATGTTTGCCTTCTCTACCAATGTACCCTCATCTTCATCTCAACCTCCCCGAAGGTGAATGGCCCTGCACCAATATCTTGTATAAGTCCTTTCCTCTTTTAATTTTCTCTTCTTTACCCAGTGTCTTTGACACTGATTGATCTGGTCTTAGACGGTGCAGGGGTCCTCATATCCCAGGTTTCGGCTATCTTTTTGTGTgctgttaaacattttaattactatTTAAAACCCTTTTTGTGAGTTTCAGCCCTCCCTCCCGTCTGCTTTCCCTCCTCATACCTACACTGAAGTCTTTGTATCCTTGGGAAAACTGCTCAGAAAGAGCTCTGTAATGTACACATATGATCCTGCATGAGGCAGTGAATCCCAAATCACTGTATCAACAGGCATAACAGCAGATTATACTGGATTTATACTTTGATTTTAAGCACAAAGGATGTGTGCAAATTTCAAGTTggagcaaaaaagaaagaggttCCTTATTACATAGTTTTGCAAACAAGACACTGTATAGGCTGAATGCAATAGATAAAGAGCGGAGCTAGAGCAAGGGGGATGATTAGCTTAACCATAACATAATGACTGGAAATAGAGGGAGACAGTTCTCTGGGCAATGTCAAAAGTTTCAGGggttttttaacatttgtatttgtgtatggattaaacaaacaagatatgtGTTAACACTAGAACGGCCATGACGGTCATTTTGACCGTTTTGAAATTTATATCTGCAATAacttactattattattaaataaacatatgtaCCTTCCTAAAAGtgtctgtattttcatttaaaatgtttttcatataaattacacataaggcaaaaaaacaaataaacatttgtacCTATTTCGGCCATAGACAGTCATTTTGACCGCACGGAATTTCGCGGTATTCTTTCTTTACATTTCCCACGGTTGACCtttgtctctctcactgtcaACAGAAAGGTAAGTAGCGATCCTGAGTGTTTTGTGTATATGCTAATTTCtacaaacaaaaagtatattagACTAAATTGGTTGATCAGAAataggctaataataataaaaataatagtgaattacatttatatagctaTGTTAtctataggctatatatatagcTAGGCTTCAAAAATTAATGAGCGAATGAAGAGGAACATGAATGGAACCATGGCGCTGGAGATGCTTCAGGACTTGAATAGTGATGATTTTTGTTCGGTTTATAGTGCtaatatttcactttatcaCTTTATAGTGATAACAGCTGGTGAAAAACTTCAGCAAGGAACGCTTAAGTGTGTAATTTCCACTAAAATCTCATTTATCTTCAAATCGGAATGCTTGAAAAGAATGCCTGGAGGTCAAGTTTCTTATCAAAGATAATTTATTTGGATTCATTGAaacctttaaatttaaatgagaGCTTTAAGGCCAACGTTTATGAAAAGACAAGGGGAGAACAAGTATCTGCACTTTCTGTTTGAAAGAAAGATGGGCTGCTTTCaagtgtatgtatgcatgttttttatttctaacATGCCATTTTCCTGTGACAGGAAGTGACACGttacagagaaaaaacagacaatgaGAGTCCTTCTTGTGCCACACAAACATATTTGCACCAGATCTCTGTTTCATCTGTCCCACTGGCCCAGTGGACCTGTGAGCAGCGGAGGGAAAGAAGTGTGACAATGCAGGACACTGGAGCATTGTGGGGGTGATGGTAACAAGGTCTCTCTccaaatcagctgatgaactAAACTAAAAGGATGTTCCAGTAGTATTGAGACATACAAAAGCTGCTCTGTTCAAGCAAGGGATTCCTGCTCTCATGATATTTTGAAAGCTTTAGTGAGAACATTTTCAGTGCGTGCTTCTGATAAAgacaagaggaaagaaaaatgcagataagataataaaaaagaaaataatgttgtGTGAGAAAACTTGTCTCTCTGAGCTCCATGTCATGGTTCTTCAAAAGTTAAGTTAAAGTGTGTTGTGTGCATGCGCATCTGTTATCTTCCTGTGTGTTTGCGCACCTGCATGCAGGGGGTAATTTGCACTTTATTGCTGGCatagaaaagacaaacagagggtaatgagagaaaacaagagaaaCGGGGAGACGGGGGGAAAGAGAGTTGAGTGGAGAATCAGGCTTGTCTGTTACATCTAGAGCAGCTGGAGGTTTTGGCAAAACGCCATGTTAAAGCTCCCTTACTCTCAGGTTCTGTACACCCAGACTTTGCAGTCTCCTTGGTTTCAGCTCTATTAGGTGACAATGGAGCCTTTGGGAGAGTCAGTTCCTTGGCATAGCAGGCTTCTGGACTGTATAAAGGCACCCATAACCATTCCCTCTGCATACTAATGATTATGCCTCAGATTCATGTCAGCCCCCTTTTCAGCTCACTGATGGTAAGCTGTGCTCCCTTTGATCTCTCTGGGCAGGTTTGCAAGGCCAGGgctgttgtcttgtttttcacCCCCTTACTTTCAGGGACACTGTGCCATGTGGCAGcatgtgttgatgttttttcaggtaattgtgtgtgtgtgtgtgtgtgtataagagGGAGAGTGTGAGAAGCAAAGATCTGTAATGCCTTACAAAACAAGTGTTGGCACTAACGCTTGTTGCCCAACTGCCACTAACAGCAGAGGGTTCGACTTCCTGCTGCTACTAGTGCTCTGTTTACTCATAAcagccgggggggggggggactcatGATCATATATAGTCTATTAAAAGTCAGCTTTCGCTAAAGCAAAGTGATAAACATGgccacaaaataacaaatagcACTTTTGAAAATTCCCCAAATGCATACTTGATGAGTCTTTACTTAAAAGAGGCATATCCAGTATCTGCAGTTTGGATAtaaatacagtcccctccaaaagtattggaacggtacaCTGTAAGAAAAGATACACCACATCTactcaataaaaatgagaaaacagattacaagaaatattgttaattaaatttcacaatgtttggtattgagtaaatattaattaaatgagACGCTTAATAGTTATCCATTTAATATGAGTAGATTCAAATAGAAAACAGTACAGAATTAATTATAAGCTAAACAAAAATATTGAGttgatttgaaaaagaaactcCCTAATGTGTAAATAGTactaataaaaattaatttaattctaTTTATcaatgatatataatataatactcaATATAATTGAGTAGTAATCATCTACATATATGGAAGATAGCATGGATGCATGGGGGCAGCCGACCCAGGCCACCAACTAGGTAGGGGACCCCCCACAAATGCGTTGTCATTTGCTTGTAGACTCGCCCATACGAGAGACTTGTTTTTGATACACTGGTCAATGATCAGTGCAGCTGAAGTTATCAAATAAAACAGGCACTGTTCAATAGTAAACCATAGACTAGAATGACagttaccaacaaaaaacactatattatAAACACACGTGTTTGAAAAAACATAATTcacaaagtaaattttgtatttcaaacaaataggagacttattagctAATTAACACACTAACAACTATCTTCAccgccatgcatcatgggaattcttgACAGGAAGTgcttttcaattaaaatttgCCTGATTACATTCATTTGAATTCACTCAATATTCTCTCTATTTGGGATTAGATAAATATAAttcttatgttttatttaactacaAAGGGTGGATTTTattccaaacatttttatttgaaatttaattaaatatttgcctcaaaatcaaaaacacaatcatattgaatatattttatctAATACATTAATTCAAATCTACATGACCACAGAAtccttttttacagtgtaaggcaaattcctttgtttttgttgatcaTTGAAGATTTGGGTTTAgcatcaaaagatgagtatgagagaatttcagctctcatttcctggtattcacatccagatgtgttaaacaactcaggacatatcaccctttgtttgaacccacccatttttcaagtgtgCAAAACTACTGGagcatgtgactgacagatgtttcttgttgcccaggtgttgcctcttaggttgattgtccaaacattaaatagctctgcatgactagtctaagttttcatccttggttcaaacctataaagactgtatttcctgttaaagaggataaaccaacatgaagaccagagagctgtctatgggagaaaagcaagccattgtcaagctgagaaaagaaggaaaatcgaccagagccattggacaaacattgggcatagcaagcacaacaatttggaatgtcctgaaaagaaagaaactactggtgtactgagcaacagacgtcgaacNNNNNNNNNNNNNNNNNNNNNNNNNNNNNNNNNNNNNNNNNNNNNNNNNNNNNNNNNNNNNNNNNNNNNNNNNNNNNNNNNNNNNNNNNNNNNNNNNNNNgttattgtcatgggtcctgctttaccatccatATGCTATAATAGAGCCACTGCCAGTTTTATCGAgttgtgattggcaaagggcaaaaaagccctttgccaatcacatgcctgctTTTGGATCTTCAGTTCTAAAACTTCACAGGAAATGCTTTTACTCATAGTTAGAAATCAAACTAATCTCACTTCAACTTAAAATGCACTTGGTCACACTCAGTCCACTCCATCAAGAGATCCCCGAAacaagaaaagaggaagaaggtCTTCCAGTTTTACAACACAGATACGCCAAGTTAATCATGCGTTAGAAACCATGTAAACTTCTAATAAATGGAACCATCATCGGTTTCTCAACTGTGTCTTTACTTCTCTGTGCAATGCAAATCACTTCTGTTTTCACTATGATGTTATGTGTTTAGACTTGGCTACTTGGAGACAGATTGCATTGTGCATCAACAAATGTCTCAACATTTGCTACAGATTGTGTCAAAATTGATCttctaatgataataatattgtTGTGTCTTTTCAGGTATGGCTGGACCAACAATATGAGCGTTGTCATCCTCAGACTCAGCCACCATGAAAACTGTGCAAAGAACATGACAGGGTTCATTATTAATTCCCGTGTAGATGCTACAGAAAGCTTTGATGCTTTATGCTATGATAAAAAAGGTGACTATATCCACAAAAACTTGTCACTTACACTTTATCAGGGCAGACCAAAGCTGATACTCCAATTACTGAAGTGTTATGTAAATGTACAGACTGCACTGTCAagactttgttgtttgttactaTTTGCTTTTCCATTTTGATAACTACTTTCTCTTCCCCCATGTGCCAGTCGGGCCTGAGTTGAACTGTACGGAAGCATTTCAAACCAAAGATGCATCAGGTTAGCACACCCATTCACCCTTACCTTATTGTAATACATGTATAAGGAGACACactgaaaaatttaatttacagttgTCAGGAggtcaacatttaaaaacatacagaatTCCCAGCTTATGAAGCTCAGTTGATGATGTGTTGATTTTTGGCATATGTCATAGAATTGGCAGAAAACTAAATTTGCAATTCATTATTTTaagcaaagaaaacaatatgAAAACTCTTAGACACCTCGCTCTAGTTCCCAATTATTACTATATACTCattttgtactgtatatttatatagcaaGTGTATCCATTTCTTTAATGGCACTGTCTAATTGCACTGGCTGACAATTATGTGGCAAAAATGATTTAAGACTTATTATGTTGCAACATTTCATGGGGGATGCCTGTGAGAAACTCAACTGCAGCAAGAAAGTCAACCATGCATGTTAATATGCATGCGTTTTGTAttgtaatgtattattattttaacataaacattGGCATGATAAGATGAattgaaaagtgaaaagttgtgaaaaaaagtttaattctCAGAAGAGAATGTAATCAGGTTTTACAACATCTCTCTATTTCCCAGCAGCAGAAGGCCAAGAAGAGACCACTCCAAAAGCACAACCTGAGGATGCTTCCGATAGTGAGGGTGGAGACCCCACAATAGTCTCTTCGAAAGATCCTTTCATGGAAACTACCCCATTAGCCACTACTAATCCAGAGGAGCCAGAACATTCCATAAATGTTTTGGATGAAATCACCTCTGGTGGGAGTGAGAACAACAGTGAGGGGTTCACTTTCACTACTAGAGAGTTAGACCAGCCCACTGGATCTGGGATGGTGCCACCATCGGTTGACAATGTGGTAGCCTCACCAACGGCCCCTGTTGGAGAAGTAGAGCCTAAAGGACAAGATGCCATTACAGAGTGTAAGGAAAACCCAAGCAAAATGCAACCAACAGATAACTGCTACAAATCACAGTACAAGTAGACTTGTGTATATGATTACAGCTCACTGAAGTATTCAGGATTTGGATGAAATACATCTGACAGCGTAATGCATTCCTGTTTCAAAGCCATGCAATAGAAATCACCTACATGGTGCTAataatgttcactttttgtGGAGACTCTATCAGAAAGAATGAGTGCTGGTTCAGCTGTTATTCTTCAGCAATTTTTGGATTGCATTATATTGCAAAGTTCCTGTTATTTGATCTATCCTCTGTATATCCAAAAGTGTAATCATAAAAATTGTGTTCATTTATATTCAAAATGCGTGAAAACACAGCCCACCCTGACATTAGATGCAACAGGTTTTGAAAGAACTGAAGTAACTTTAAGAACATATGACGCCCCCTTGTGTTAGGCTGATATGTGGATTGGCTTTGTTGCAAAATAGGCCTCAGTGATTTTGTCTCTTTGTCCAGAGGagctatatatataatatatataacaaacacacaaaatacacaaaagtgtGTTTTGAGGGCATATAGGCTATACAGTTCAATTTGCTGTACAAGTTAATTTAAATCAAACCCATAAAATATGAGTCATAAAGAGATAAAACTGCAAATATGATATAAGGCAGTTTAAAGTGAAAAACATCCtatgtgttattttttaaatgtgctggaTACCTCCGAGTTTAATATGTCGGTGAATGACTTGTATCTTAAATGTTTACCTTACCTTTGTTATTGGCATTGTAGCTCCAAAGCAACAACCTAATGGCAAGGGACAGGACCTAGGTCCTGATGCGACTAAGCCTGGTTCACAGGAGAGCAGCGGTTCATCAAGTGAGCAACTGTGTTATTTCACATATACCTTTTAACACCCTGAAGTCCATCGTGATTTCAATCCAATAAGACAGTGGTGGGATAAAGTGCACCCCTAGTGGGATCCACTCTTTATTGACAGTGATTTTTGTTACTGACTCAGTTTTAATGCTGCAGGCTCATGGCTTGTTATTTCTCCCTCCAGACTGGCTGGTTATCATTGGAGTGATTGTGGCAGTTGCTGTTATTCTTCTTGTGTGCGCAGCTGTTGCCAAAAGAAACAGGTATGACTTTGATTGCTTTTTGTCCCCCTTACACTAATAGAGCtgtcatgtaatgtgttttggacaGAAACATTAACCCCTGTTTCTATGTCATACTGTGCACAGTAGTCAATAGTCCGATTTTCACAAAATTTGCTGCAGACTGAGGGATGGCAAAAAAAATCCtataatttaaatgaataacgTGCGCTTGCAGCTGGTGCGGCAAACAGCAGACCCTGATTATCACACCCAAAGATGGCGAGGGGAACGGGGCAGCAGCATCTGCATCCAGCTCGCACGcccaggagagagagcaggaaatGGTGACCCTCATGAACAAGGAGAAGATCCAGGAGAACGGCAACACGGAGGAGTTCACCGTCATCACGCTAGAGGAGTCACCAGATAAAGAACAGCTGGCATGAGAGAGGAGTGCAAAGGCAGACAGGGAAGAGTAGGTGAGGAcaggagggagagagtgaggtGATGGTTGGGAGATTGGATGGGTCGGGGGTTGGGGCTCCAAACACTGGGGAAGAAATATGCTTTGTTGGCCAGCACTGGATGGACACTGAGTaagggtgtatgtgtgtgttatgtagAAAAATTGTCCAACTAAGGTTCAAAGTATTGTCCTGGGTCTGAAGCTGTTGTGTCAGTGGGACCGGGTATTTGAAATCACCATGTGCAGCATTTTATTGTGTGGTATACCAGGTTAGGTCAGATTCAATGGCAGTCAAAGAGTGTCATGCATGATGGGGTATCATGCATCGGTGCATAGCagggtgtgtgaatgtgttttttgtgtctgttctttgtgtttgtgagctTTATGCTTTGTTGATGGTGGGGCTAGATATACATGGATTTTAAAGGCCTAGGGGCTAATTTGTGAAGAACATATTGATGACAAATGAGTTCGGTTTTTTTATAGAATTGGTGGTTCCTAAATTGGCAGGTCTTTCTTCTTATATGGGAATTagtaaatcaatattttatttgagaTTTTTAAAGGAATCATTTTGACAACAACCCTTGACGTGTTCCatgtatttcattcatttgttttgtttgcttattGCTGTAACTTTGTGTATATTTCAGACATTTCCTGTGGACTGGAGTTTGCGTTTTCCATTTTCAAGAAAACTGGGGATGTCACTACCTTAATTTATGCAGCttcattttccctttttcttggtctctgtatataaagtatatgtTTTCGGGAATGCCTTAGCAATAGCTGCCAGTACTTTTTGTGGTTTGGTGGAAAGGGGGCTTTCTAtccctttttaaataaaggtaTGTGTAATTTTTTTGAGAGTTATTTAATTAGGAAGAGCATCTCTGAAGTAAACAATTGTGAATGGATTTTGCAATAGTCAAAGTAGAGTGGATATTGGATGAATCAACTTGATGTATAACATCCAAAAACTGTGCAACTGATGCACATTTGAAGTCAGTTAACATGGAATGCATTTATATTGTGtagatgaaatgaaatgaagtcCCTGATGTTATCCTGAGGATAAATAGAATGATGAAGATGTTGTATATGTACTATATACACAGTGTGTACgataaaaaagaaagagcaaAAGGAAGTTTTGGATATAGCAGATTAACCATTTTGTTGATGCAAGATTTAAGCTCAGTGGAGACAAGTGACAGCGGCCTTGCTTTAGATGCTAAATTACATGATATGCATGATAatgggtgtggggggggggggggggggggggggggggcatgtgCTGTACACACATAGCAATGTAAAGGTTTCTTCATGACAATGTTGTGCTCCCGAGGGGGAGGGGAAGAGTGATGAATGAAGCTTGTGTGCTTGCC
Proteins encoded:
- the cd44b gene encoding CD44 antigen isoform X1 (The sequence of the model RefSeq protein was modified relative to this genomic sequence to represent the inferred CDS: added 14 bases not found in genome assembly), producing the protein METCRYGWTNNMSVVILRLSHHENCAKNMTGFIINSRVDATESFDALCYDKKVGPELNCTEAFQTKDASAAEGQEETTPKAQPEDASDSEGGDPTIVSSKDPFMETTPLATTNPEEPEHSINVLDEITSGGSENNSEGFTFTTRELDQPTGSGMVPPSVDNVVASPTAPVGEVEPKGQDAITESPKQQPNGKGQDLGPDATKPGSQESSGSSNWLVIIGVIVAVAVILLVCAAVAKRNSWCGKQQTLIITPKDGEGNGAAASASSSHAQEREQEMVTLMNKEKIQENGNTEEFTVITLEESPDKEQLA
- the cd44b gene encoding CD44 antigen isoform X2 (The sequence of the model RefSeq protein was modified relative to this genomic sequence to represent the inferred CDS: added 14 bases not found in genome assembly) — translated: METCRYGWTNNMSVVILRLSHHENCAKNMTGFIINSRVDATESFDALCYDKKVGPELNCTEAFQTKDASAEGQEETTPKAQPEDASDSEGGDPTIVSSKDPFMETTPLATTNPEEPEHSINVLDEITSGGSENNSEGFTFTTRELDQPTGSGMVPPSVDNVVASPTAPVGEVEPKGQDAITESPKQQPNGKGQDLGPDATKPGSQESSGSSNWLVIIGVIVAVAVILLVCAAVAKRNSWCGKQQTLIITPKDGEGNGAAASASSSHAQEREQEMVTLMNKEKIQENGNTEEFTVITLEESPDKEQLA